A window of Streptomyces sp. NBC_01241 genomic DNA:
TCCTGGCCGAGGGCGCCCCCGACGACGCCACCGCCGACTACCTCCACCGCTACTTCGAACCCACCGCCCGCGCCATCGACGGCCTGGAAAGCGCCCTGGCCGGCCTGGGCCTGCTCGACGACGCCCTCGCCCTGGACCTGCGCAAACCCCAGGACTACTTCCACCGCGTCTGGTCCACCGCCTTCCGCGCCGCCGACCTCGCCGAGGCCGCCGGCGACGAACAGGACCAGGCCGACGACACCACCGACGAACAGGAGCAATGCGCGTGACCACCACCGTCCCCGACCCGCGCACGGCCGCCGCCTTGGCCGCCCGCCACCGCAGCACCGACGCCGCCCTCGGACGGGTCCGCGACGCCGTCACCAGGCTCCGCCGCGAGAAGACCCAGGTCAGCGTCGCCGCGGTCGCCCGCCGCGCGAATGTCTCCCGCACCTTCCTCTATGACCACCCCGACGCCAGAGCCGCGGTCGCCACCGCGATTGCCGAAGCCGGCGAACGCCGGACTCAGATGGTCACCGACCAGGACGAGGCACGCGAGGCGACCTGGCGCGAGCGAGCCCTAAACGCCGAGGACGCCCTCAAGGCCGCCCACGCCGAGATTCTCACCCAGCGCACCCGCATCGGCGAACTCCTTGGACAGGTCCGCGACTTGGAAGCCGAGTGGACCCAGGAGGCCATCCAGCGGATCACCACCGAGAACACCACCCTCAAGCAACGCGTCCGCCAGCTCACCGCCGACAACCGGTCCTTCGACGAACGCCTCAAGGCCGCCCGCTCCAACCTCCGCTTCCAGGATCGCCGCGTCGCCGACCTCGAAGCCCAGATCGCCGAGCCTGCATCAGGCACGTGATCTCACTTCACTGGTTCGGCCCCAGGGCCTGACCGCCGCCGCGACGGTGTTGTCCACCTGCGGACCGTCAGGATCCGACGGTCCGCACGGGGCGCGATGGTGGCAGGAGGTCGAGTAGTCGGTCGGCCTGCCGTTCCGCAGTGCCGGGCGGGTTCCTGGGCTTGTCTGGGTCGTCGAACGCCAGCAGGAACAACCAGACGAGTGCGAGGAGCCGTCGGCAGTCCTGGAGTCGGGCGGCCTCGGCTGCGGTCAGACGGAAGTACCCGAGGAATGATGGGACATCAAGGGGGTGGTCGACCCGGCTCGACACGTGTTCGGTGATCTCCGCCAGTTCGAAGGCACGATCGCTGCGGCCGGAGTCCTCGAAGTCGACGATGCGGACCCTGGAGCCGTCCCAAAGGTAGTTAGCGAGATTGCCGTCACCAGGTGTCGGCGTACACGTGAACGCGCATAGCCGCGTACGGATGAACGTACAGAGTTCTTGATGCGCTGAGTGCCGGCCCCCGGCACGCTGCTGCCTGTTGTCAAAGGTTGCAGAGAGGGGTGGGCCATGGTCTTGGACCCGCAGCGCTGGCTGGAGCTCCGGCGTTTCCGCGGCCTGGTGGAGTCCGGGGCGATGAGTCTGTCGGAGGTCGCCAAGGAGACCGGGTTGAACTGGCGAACGGTCAGCAAGTACCTCTCTGCCGACTCGTCTGCGCCGCCGCGCCGGACGGCGAGTGGTCAGCCGCGCAAGCGGGTGGTCGACGAGGTAGCTCCGCTGATCGACGCGATGCTGCGGGCGGAGATCCTGATGAAGGCCGCGGTGATTCATGAGCGGCTGGCCACGGAGTACGGATTCACCGGGAACTACCAGCGGGTCAAGCTCTACGTGCAGGAGGCCCGCCCGAGGATCGCGGAGGAACTGGGCATCACGCCACGGGAGCTGGCGGGGATGCACCGCAGGTTCGAGGTGATCCCGGGTGCTCAGGCTCAGGTCGACTGGGGCGATGAGGGCAAGGTCCTCGCCCACCTGGGCATTCCGAAGGTCTACTCCTTCCACATGGTGCTGTCGTACTCGCGTGATCCGTTCTGCTGCTTCACCACCAGCCTGGACCTGCAGATGTTCTTCGACTGCCACCGCCGGGCATTCGCGCACTTCAACGGGGTGCCGATGACGATCGTCTACGACCGCACCAAAACGGTCGTGCGCCGTCACGTCGCCCCCGGTGAGGCGGTTCCACTGCATCCGGAAGCGGTCGGATTCGCCGGCCACTACGACTTCGACATCGATGTGCTGGCCGCCTACCGACCCCAAGGCAAGGGCCGCGTCGAACGCCAAGTGCTGATCGTCCGCGATCACGTTCTCTCCGGCCGGGCCTTCTCCTCCGTCGAGGAGATGGATGCCGCGTTTGCCGCCTGGGTTCCGCAACGGCGGGCTCAGATCCACAAGACGCACCGCGAGGTGATCGGACATCGTGCTGCCCGGGACCACGCAGCTCTCAAGCCGCTGCCGCCGACTCCCTTTCTGGTTGCCGAGCGCCATCTGCGGCCGGTCGGCAAGGACTGTCTGGTTGCCTTCGGCGGGAACCTCTACTCGGTCCCGGCCCGCAAGGTCCGCCCCCGTCAGCTGGTGGAGATCAGGGCCACGAAGTCACAGGTCGTGCTGCATTCCACCGTCGCCGATTCCCGTGGGGAGACGTTGTTGGCCACTCACCCACGGGCTGTTGGACGCGGGGTCCGTGTCGTTGAGGAACAGCACTGGGATGGCCTGCCCACCGGCAAAGGGCGCCGGACCACCTCCGGCGATGTCTTGCCCCGGCCGCGTCACGATCGCCCGCTGGGCGAGGAGAGCGGACCGCTGCAAGCCCTCCTCAACCGGGCTGCGGCGACCCGCATCGAGGTCGGCCGTCGGCCTTTGTCCGTCTATGACGAACTGACCGGAACCCGCCCCTTCACCACCAACCGAGCGACGAAGGAACCGTCTTGAGTGAGCTGACCGGAAACCGCATCCGCACCACGGCGACCAAGCTCGGCCTGCCCCACCTGGCGGAAACCATCAACGAGTACACGCGGCGGGCGGACGAGGGAAAGATGGGCTACCTCGACTTCCTCGACCTGGTCCTCTCCGAGGAACTGGCCGTCCGCGACGACCGGCACTTCCGCCAGGGCCTGCGGCTCTCCCGGCTGCCGCACCACAAAACGCTGGATGAGTACGACTTCTCGTTCCAGCCCGAGCTCGACCCGCGCAAGGTCAAAGACCTGGCCACGCTGTCCTTCGTCGAAGCGAAGGCCAATGCTGCCCTGCTCGGGCCACCTGGAGTCGGCAAGACCCACATCGCGATCGCACTGGCGGTCGCGGCCTGCCGGGCCGGATACTCGATCTACTTCACCAGCCTCGACGACATGGTCCGCAACCTCAAAGCAGCCGAGGCGGCAGGGCGCCTGACCAGCAAGCTGGGCTCCTACCTGCGGCCGAGTGTCCTCGTGGTCGATGAAGTCGGCTACCAGCCCCTCGAACGCGCCGAGGCGAACCTGGTCTTCCAGGTCATCTCCAAGCGCTACGAAAAGGGCTCCATCATTCTCACCTCGAACAAGACCTTCAGCGAATGGGGCCAGGTCTTCGGCGACGAAGTCCTCGCCACCGCCATCCTCGACCGCCTCCTGCACCACTGCGAAGTCGTCGCCATCAACGGCCCCAGCTACCGGCTGAAGAACCGCCTCAAGGCCATCGAGCGCGAGACAGAAGTCGCCTGATCCAGGAGCTCAAGCCGGGCCCAGTTCCTCGCCCGGCGGGATGAAAGCGTCGGCGCTGTCGGCATCGTCAACATGCCCGTGAGCATCCATCGTGATGGCCGTTGCCCGGCCCTGCGACGTGATCAGCCACGCGCGCACTATTCCGTGCCATGGCCGGCTCACCGGATCTCCGCGCTGCCGCAGATGAAAGGGGTGTTCTGGAGGAGTTCCGGTGTGATGCGGACACCGGTCAGGTGCTCGGCAAGGGCGAACGCTGCTTCTGCGGCCAAGTGTTCCGCGGTGTCAGAGGTCTCGTTCCAGAACTGGAAGCCGCAGTGATGCATGGCCTCTAGGAGTTCGTCAGGGGTTGTTCCCCAGCGGCGGTCGGGCACTGCGGGCTCGAACGTCAGGCGACCGGCCGTGTCCTGGGCCCAGAGGAACGAGTCGAGGCCGTTGATGTTGACGAAGTGCGAGACCCAGCGGGTGCCCGCAGAAGCGGGCAGGGCTCTCTCTTCGGTGACGCCGATGTAGCCGACGGGCTCAATCAGCAGGGTCCAGTCCCCGACAGTGGTCATGGCGATGAACTGCCGGGTGTTGTCCGAACGGTCCAGGAGCTCAAAGGCCGCGTCCACTATCGCCTCCACCCCGGTCTGGGAAGGCTCGCTCTGGCCTTCGAGGCGGGCAAGGACGTCCACAGGCGCCAGGTTGTGCACCAGCGTGAAGCAATACGCCTCCGCGAGGTCGGGGAAGCGCTCGTTGAGCCATACGTAGTCGGCAGCAGTTGCAGTCATGGCCAAGATCCTTGCGCATGCCTCGGACATTGGCCGAGAGAAGTGGCGCGGTCTCGGCGCTGACGGGGCGACTCGCAACTTCCTACGGATGACTGGGACGGCCGCTTGTTTGCCCACAGAAGAGCGGGACTGCCTACACATCACGGGGACCGGACCCCCATCATCTCGCACGGCAATGAGGGCCAGCCGGCGGCTACTTGCTCTGCACGTTCATCCGTACCTACCTCTGCACATACGCGAGTACGCCGACACCAGGGCCGAAGACCGGTGGGATGTCTGACTTACCAGCGGATTCCAGGCCTGACTGAGTGGTGTGCATCGTGAAGTAGCAGGTCACGGGCCTGGTGTGCGTCGGTGTCGAGGCGCTCGTGCTGGTCGCGCGCGACAGTCTGCCGTGTAGATCGTCGGGCAGGGGGGTCTTCGCGGGTTCTGGTCCGTTACCGCCCGTGCGGCTCCTACGCTCCCGGGCATGGTGGATCCTGAGGTGCGGGAACGGATCGCCGCGCGCCGCGCGGAACTGAACGGACTGGAAGAACAGCTGGTCAAGCGGCTGGACCAGGTGCGGGCCGAGCGGAACGAACTCGCCGTCGCCGAGCGGGTCCTGGCGCGGGTGAGCGAGCAGATCGCTGGGGAGCGAGCCGCCTCCGCGCCGGCGCCTGCGCCTGCGCCTGCGCCTGCGCCTGCGCCTGCGCCTGCGCGGGTGGCGGGGCGTGCGGTGCTGTTGGTTCCGCACCGCGGCGACAGCGTGGACGAGACCGCGCTACCCGGCGACTACCGCCGGATCCTGGTGATCGTGCGGGCCGCCGGCGGTCCGGTGCAGGTGCGGGCGGTGGGCGAGGAGCTGGGCCTACAGGTGGAGGTGCGCGGGAAACTGGAGCCGCTGCGGGCGAAACTGGTCAAGCTCGCGGACCGCGGCTGGCTGCACAAACGCGGCGACGGGAAGTTCACCGCACGCCTGTAGCCGTGCCACCGTAACTGGAAGGCCCCCGGCGGCAGTTGAGTTTGTGTGAAGAAAAACAACAGTCTTGCCGAGGGCCCCGACGGTCTTGTCTACACCGCCCGCCTGCCGCTGTCGAGCGCCACCTTGAACTGGCTCGCCGACCTGATCCGCGGCCACTGCAAGAAGATCGGATCGCGGTGGCGGGCCCTGCCCGCAGGGAAGATCGCCGGCCTCGTGCTGGCCGTGCTGCGCTGTGACCAGCGGCCCGGCGACCTGGCCGGCGGGAACGGGGTGCACCGCACCACTGTGACCCGGTGGGTGCGGGAAGTCGTCGGGCTGCTGGCCGCCCGCGCCCCGCGCCTGGACCGCGCGCTCAAGAAGATCGCCCGATCGGGTGGCGGGGTGGTGCTGCTGGACGGCTCCCTGATCCGCACCCGCCGCCGCACCGGGACCGAGAACCGCAAGAACTACTCCGGCAAGCACAAGTGCCACGGCCTGCTCGTGATCGCGCTCACCGACGACAAGGGACGCCTGGCCTGGGTGAGCGCGGTGAGGCCCGGACGCACCTCGGAGATCACCGCGTGCCGCCACGACAAACTGACCGCCCATCTGCGCGCGGCCGGCCTCGGAGCGATCGCAGACCTGGGCTTCGTCGGCCTCGACGACAGCGGCCCGGACGCCGACCCGGCTGTGATCACCGGCTACAAGGCTGCCCGCAACAAGCCACTGACCAGGGGACAGAAGCTGTCCAACAAGGCGCTGGCCGCGGTCCGGGCCCCGGTCGAACACGGCTTCGCGCACCTGAAGAACTGGCGCGTGCTCGGCAAGGTCCGCACCGACCCGAAGTGGGCGACCGCGCTGGTACGGGCCCTGCTGGTCCTTACGAACCGGGAAGTCGCCCGCTGACCGACGATCTCCACCGAAGTCACCCGCCCACCACCAGCGTGAGCACCTCGATACCGACGCACACCAGGCCCGTGACCTGCTACTTCACGATGCACACCACTCACTGGGTGAGCCACGCCAGGCCCGCGTCCATAGCCCGGGACGCTCTGCCGCTGACCTGCGGATGCGCGTGTGTGCTCCAGGTGTGAACGTGGGCAATCAGTTCGCCTTGATGTCCAGGCCTGAGGGGGAGCTCGGTGAGCACCCCCTCAGGCACCGCAGCATGAAGTGTGGTGACAGCTTCCGCCAGAGCCCTGAGCTGCCCGTCCGCGATGGGGCCACCACGCAGCGGCATGCCGTTCAGCCGCGACATCACCACCGTGGGCACCACAGCTGCGAGATCGGCATCCCTGGGCTCGGGGGCCAGGCCGGGAACGTATGCGTCGAGCAACTTCAGGGCGCGCCACTCGCGCTCGCACCGCTCGCGATCTTCCCTCCGGAACCGCTTGATCACGCTGTCGGGACCCATCTCGATCGAATGGGTGCTCCATCGGTCAGAACTCATGGGAAGAGATCCTGCCAGGCGCGAGCGCCAGGACCACTGCCCCATCAGGGTCTTCGGGGGCATGAGGGGGTTCGCCACCGATGCCATCAGCCTGGCGAACAAGCCCTTTCCCGAGATCACCCAGACGAGCGACCAAAGCAGCCCCAACCCATCGTTGCGGACATGTAGTCTATGAGTCGTCGCAGTTCAGAGCCGATATCCGAGCTCCTGCGGTCGGTAAAGTCGACGAGCTCCACAACATCTCGCTGACCAGCCGCAACGGCGCTGAGGTCGCCGACACCCTCAAGTACTTCTCCGAGCGCATCCCCGCGACGTTCGTCTACGCCGGCATCAACGTCGAGCGGCTCCTGGCTGGCGTCCGCGGTGAGCAGATCGCCGGCCGCTTCACCCTCATCCGCACCCACCCCTTCCCCTACGGACCCGAGTGGAAAGGCCTGGTCAGGACCCTGGAAGGCACGCTGGTCCTGCTCAAGCACGAACCGTTCAGCCTGATCCGCCTCGACCGCTTCCTCCACGAACGCTGCGGCGGCATGATCGGCTCCCTGTCCCACCAGATCCGCGGCGCCGCGATCGACGCGATCCTCACCGGCACCGAGGAACTCACCAAGTACGGCCTGGAGGATGTTCCGCTCGACCTCGCCGCCTCGCCCAAGCCCCGCAGGCGGACCGCCCGGTGACCCCCGACATGGAGCCGGACCCCACCGTCTCCCGCCTCCCGCGCCGAGTGCGGCCGCTGGACCGCGAAGGCGTCGAGGCCTTCATCGTCCGGCTCGCCCAGGCCAACCATCTCCAGCCCGCCTACCTGCGGGACTACCTCTGCCCGCCGCCCCACCACCGCGGGAAACCGAGCTGGGGCCGGCTCGCCGCGGCAACCGGCCGTCACCCCGCCGCTCTGCGGGAAGCCCTCGAAGGCCCGGCGACACGATGCGCCGAGTGCGATGCCCCGCTCCCGCCGAAGGGGACCGCCGGCGGGAGCCCCCGGCGCCACTGCTCCGCCCGCTGCCGCCAACGCGCCCATCTGCGACGCACCATCGGCACCCCGACCTGCAGATACTGCGGGATCGAACTGCCCCGGACTCCGGGGAAGAGCACGCCGTCCTGGTGTTCCCCACGCTGCCGCCGGATGGCACACCGCCAAGGTGTCGAGCGGCCCCCCGAGCCGCCGGCCCCGACCGCCTCCCCGGCGAAGCTCTGCACGAAGTGCGGCGAGGTCATCCACCGCATCCCCGTGAGCCGCCGCGGCCCGGCGGGCTACTGCCAGCGATGCCGAGACCAGGACTACCTCCAACGCCAGCAGAACCCCGCCCAACCTCCCGCCGGCCACAGCGTCCCCACGGGCCCGACATGCGGCTTCTGCCGAACCCTCATGGACTCGGCCTCAGCAGCCCGACGGTGGTGCTCGCACGCCTGTCGACAGGCCGCCTACCGAGCACGCAAGCTCGGCGAGATCCCCGAGCTAGGGCTGTGACAGGGCCTCCCGGACGGCGTCGATGCCGAGGGCCAGGTCCGCATGAAAGCTCTGGTGGAGGTCGAAGTCCCGGGTCATGTCGACGTAGTAGCCGTCCGGCAGGGTCGACTCGGCACGCGAGAGGTCGCTGTTCAGTCCGTCGAGCTGGTGGATCATCCGGTGGGTGTCGCTCAGGGACTGCCTGAGGGCCTCGGCGAGCGGGCCGCCGGACTGAGGGGAGATGGCCGCACCGGGCCGGTGCGACGCGCGCAGCGCCGCCCGCACCGCCGCGCGCCGGAACTGGGCCAGGGCGAGGGAGGCTTCGATCCCGTCGTAGGAGACCTCGTTCGTCCAGGGGTCGTCATCGGCGAGACCCGACGCCAGGAAGCCGACGCGTCGGGGGACGTCGAGGTCCTTCACCGCGTCGAACATCGGCGCGGCGAGCGCGGCGTCCTGGGCCAGTGCGACCGCGAACGCCCGGGCGTCCTCCCTCCGGAACTCGTCCCTGGTGGCCCGTGTCCCGGACCTCTCGGCCTCCTGCCGGAATCGCTCCACCTGAAGGGCGAGCACCGCTCCGAGCCGTACAGCCGCCAGTTCGGCCGCGGGAAACCCGCCGAGCGCGGCCTCGCGGCCCTGTGCGTCGCACCGGGCGAGGCCGGCCGCGTACGCCCGTACTCCGGACGGCGCGGGCTCGGCGAACGAGTGCAGCACGGGTGCGCCGAAGGGCGGCACGGGGAGCGAGGAGCCGAGGTTCCACAGCGGCGGTCCGGGGGCGCGGCGAGCGGTGGCCCCGTCCGCACCAATGGAGCCACTCACCTCGTCCAGCCCGGCCCGCAGGTCGAGTACGGAATCCAGCGCGGTGGCCAGCTCGCCCAGCAGCTCCGCGAACCTGACGTCTGCCTCCGCGGCCCCCTCGGCCGCGCCAGCCCCATCGGCCTCCCCCGGCGCCTCGGCACCTCTGGCCTGCCGTGCCCCCGTCTCCGCTCCGAGCAGCTTGCCGACGTGGCGCAGGGTGCGGTGCACCTTCGGCATCGACAGGCCCAGCTCGTACCCGATCGCTCCCGGAGCACAGCCGGCCAACCGAAATGCGGTGACGTTGAGTTGACGCTCGTTCAACTCTCTCAGCGGGGCGAGCGCCACCACCGTCCGGGCCTGCACCAGGGCGTCGGTGCTGCCCTTCCCCAGGAGG
This region includes:
- a CDS encoding DUF6262 family protein; the protein is MTTTVPDPRTAAALAARHRSTDAALGRVRDAVTRLRREKTQVSVAAVARRANVSRTFLYDHPDARAAVATAIAEAGERRTQMVTDQDEAREATWRERALNAEDALKAAHAEILTQRTRIGELLGQVRDLEAEWTQEAIQRITTENTTLKQRVRQLTADNRSFDERLKAARSNLRFQDRRVADLEAQIAEPASGT
- the istA gene encoding IS21 family transposase: MVLDPQRWLELRRFRGLVESGAMSLSEVAKETGLNWRTVSKYLSADSSAPPRRTASGQPRKRVVDEVAPLIDAMLRAEILMKAAVIHERLATEYGFTGNYQRVKLYVQEARPRIAEELGITPRELAGMHRRFEVIPGAQAQVDWGDEGKVLAHLGIPKVYSFHMVLSYSRDPFCCFTTSLDLQMFFDCHRRAFAHFNGVPMTIVYDRTKTVVRRHVAPGEAVPLHPEAVGFAGHYDFDIDVLAAYRPQGKGRVERQVLIVRDHVLSGRAFSSVEEMDAAFAAWVPQRRAQIHKTHREVIGHRAARDHAALKPLPPTPFLVAERHLRPVGKDCLVAFGGNLYSVPARKVRPRQLVEIRATKSQVVLHSTVADSRGETLLATHPRAVGRGVRVVEEQHWDGLPTGKGRRTTSGDVLPRPRHDRPLGEESGPLQALLNRAAATRIEVGRRPLSVYDELTGTRPFTTNRATKEPS
- the istB gene encoding IS21-like element helper ATPase IstB, whose product is MSELTGNRIRTTATKLGLPHLAETINEYTRRADEGKMGYLDFLDLVLSEELAVRDDRHFRQGLRLSRLPHHKTLDEYDFSFQPELDPRKVKDLATLSFVEAKANAALLGPPGVGKTHIAIALAVAACRAGYSIYFTSLDDMVRNLKAAEAAGRLTSKLGSYLRPSVLVVDEVGYQPLERAEANLVFQVISKRYEKGSIILTSNKTFSEWGQVFGDEVLATAILDRLLHHCEVVAINGPSYRLKNRLKAIERETEVA
- a CDS encoding DUF6461 domain-containing protein yields the protein MTATAADYVWLNERFPDLAEAYCFTLVHNLAPVDVLARLEGQSEPSQTGVEAIVDAAFELLDRSDNTRQFIAMTTVGDWTLLIEPVGYIGVTEERALPASAGTRWVSHFVNINGLDSFLWAQDTAGRLTFEPAVPDRRWGTTPDELLEAMHHCGFQFWNETSDTAEHLAAEAAFALAEHLTGVRITPELLQNTPFICGSAEIR
- a CDS encoding transposase family protein — translated: MKKNNSLAEGPDGLVYTARLPLSSATLNWLADLIRGHCKKIGSRWRALPAGKIAGLVLAVLRCDQRPGDLAGGNGVHRTTVTRWVREVVGLLAARAPRLDRALKKIARSGGGVVLLDGSLIRTRRRTGTENRKNYSGKHKCHGLLVIALTDDKGRLAWVSAVRPGRTSEITACRHDKLTAHLRAAGLGAIADLGFVGLDDSGPDADPAVITGYKAARNKPLTRGQKLSNKALAAVRAPVEHGFAHLKNWRVLGKVRTDPKWATALVRALLVLTNREVAR
- a CDS encoding phosphotransferase: MSSDRWSTHSIEMGPDSVIKRFRREDRERCEREWRALKLLDAYVPGLAPEPRDADLAAVVPTVVMSRLNGMPLRGGPIADGQLRALAEAVTTLHAAVPEGVLTELPLRPGHQGELIAHVHTWSTHAHPQVSGRASRAMDAGLAWLTQ